A window of the Planctomycetia bacterium genome harbors these coding sequences:
- a CDS encoding site-specific integrase, whose product MSDLAKPRLTRATHDWFSGSPLESTADAYVQHLVDLGYAPGSIRSYVVTIAHFAHWLVASRFVLTDIDETTVDGFIDRHLPHCRCALCLPRLRHYVRPALRHLLKMLRTARLIPPQLSTDPPAISHDLCEFERHMTEVRGLVPVTCNVRVTRVRAFLLDRFGVRPIRLSSLRRQDVIGFFAKSTANWKPSSKQGMADALRSYSRFEAISGEPTTTLSAAIPRIAQWRLATLPKSLSPSELTRLLLAFDRTCATGKRDYAITRCFADLGLRTAEVARLELGDIDWLAGTLRIRGKGRRVDTLPLPSTTGQAIVAYLQHGRPDSGARALFLRHRPPVGQPATRCIVRSAVRYAAARCGLEARVGGPHVLRHSVATRLVQGGATLKEIADVLRHRCLVTSAIYAKVDLPTLSRVAMPWPGSRS is encoded by the coding sequence ATGTCCGATCTTGCCAAGCCGAGACTTACGCGCGCTACCCACGACTGGTTTTCGGGATCACCGCTGGAGTCCACCGCTGACGCCTACGTTCAGCATCTTGTTGACCTTGGTTACGCGCCCGGATCGATTCGAAGCTATGTAGTGACTATCGCGCATTTCGCGCATTGGCTCGTTGCGAGTCGTTTTGTCCTTACTGATATTGATGAGACGACGGTTGATGGTTTCATCGACCGGCATTTGCCGCATTGCCGATGTGCGCTGTGTCTACCTCGATTGCGTCATTACGTGCGACCGGCGCTAAGGCATCTGTTGAAGATGCTTCGCACAGCTCGGTTGATTCCGCCACAGTTGTCGACCGACCCACCTGCAATCAGTCACGACCTGTGCGAGTTCGAACGCCATATGACGGAGGTGCGCGGACTGGTCCCTGTAACGTGCAATGTACGGGTAACTCGCGTGCGTGCATTCTTACTCGACCGATTCGGCGTACGCCCTATTCGCCTCAGTTCTCTGCGGCGACAAGATGTGATCGGATTCTTCGCCAAGTCTACCGCCAACTGGAAGCCCTCATCCAAGCAGGGCATGGCTGACGCGCTGCGCAGCTATTCTCGCTTCGAGGCCATTTCAGGCGAGCCAACAACCACGCTGAGCGCCGCGATTCCTCGGATTGCGCAGTGGCGACTCGCGACTTTGCCAAAATCCTTATCACCGTCCGAACTCACACGGCTTCTGCTCGCGTTTGATCGCACGTGCGCGACGGGCAAGCGCGACTACGCAATCACCCGATGCTTCGCGGATCTGGGCCTGCGCACGGCAGAGGTTGCGCGGCTGGAGTTGGGTGATATCGATTGGCTCGCGGGCACGCTGCGCATTCGCGGCAAGGGGCGGCGCGTGGACACACTGCCGTTGCCGTCCACGACAGGCCAAGCCATCGTGGCCTACCTACAGCATGGCCGCCCCGATTCGGGCGCGCGCGCTCTCTTCCTGCGTCACCGACCGCCGGTCGGTCAGCCGGCCACGCGTTGTATCGTGCGCAGCGCAGTGCGATACGCAGCTGCACGCTGCGGGCTCGAAGCCCGTGTCGGTGGCCCACATGTACTGCGCCATTCCGTCGCCACCCGACTCGTGCAGGGCGGAGCCACACTCAAAGAGATCGCCGATGTGCTGCGTCATCGCTGTCTTGTCACCTCGGCGATCTACGCCAAGGTCGATCTGCCGACGCTGTCGCGCGTGGCCATGCCATGGCCTGGAAGCCGCTCATGA
- a CDS encoding tyrosine-type recombinase/integrase: MNAQRTMRSKVQAYLAERRLAGFDLSIDAQQLARFARFTDDTGYRGALTVAIASRWALASEHGRRLAAARRVEVLRGFARYCLSFEPGTEIPPRLLFGPSHRRLTPHIYTVAEIRTLLHAASTLTPVGGLCAAACATLFGLIAATGLRISEAAGLKRADVDLPRKCLHVREGKYHKSRFVPLHSTTAQALQRYARRRDLDPLTHDRDDFFAFDYGRAASAQNIHHAFKVLRRQLGWSARGAHRLVRIHDLRHTFITRRL; this comes from the coding sequence ATGAACGCTCAACGTACCATGAGATCGAAGGTTCAAGCGTATCTCGCCGAGCGTCGCCTGGCCGGTTTCGATCTGAGCATCGACGCCCAGCAACTCGCGCGGTTTGCTCGCTTCACCGACGATACCGGCTACCGCGGAGCCCTCACCGTCGCCATTGCCAGTCGCTGGGCGCTTGCGTCAGAACATGGACGGCGTCTGGCCGCCGCGCGCCGTGTCGAAGTACTGCGCGGCTTTGCTCGATACTGCCTCTCATTTGAGCCTGGCACTGAGATTCCGCCACGGCTCCTCTTTGGCCCCAGTCATCGACGCCTCACGCCGCATATCTACACGGTCGCTGAGATCCGCACCTTGCTTCACGCAGCGTCGACCTTGACACCCGTCGGCGGTCTGTGCGCGGCAGCATGCGCCACGCTATTTGGGCTCATTGCTGCCACGGGCTTGCGCATCTCGGAAGCGGCCGGATTGAAGCGCGCCGACGTCGATCTGCCGCGCAAGTGTCTGCACGTCCGAGAGGGCAAATACCACAAGTCGAGATTCGTTCCGCTACATTCGACGACCGCCCAGGCGCTGCAACGTTATGCCCGGCGACGCGATCTCGATCCGCTGACTCATGATCGTGACGACTTCTTTGCCTTCGACTATGGCCGCGCCGCGAGCGCCCAAAATATTCATCACGCCTTCAAGGTTCTGCGCCGACAGCTCGGCTGGAGCGCCCGCG